Proteins from a single region of Centropristis striata isolate RG_2023a ecotype Rhode Island chromosome 9, C.striata_1.0, whole genome shotgun sequence:
- the s1pr3a gene encoding sphingosine 1-phosphate receptor 3a: MGNMLEEGMNPVIVSHYNHSGKWDRPRSSGACKMAVLLFICVLIVLENVTVLLALWRNKRFHSRMYFLIGNLALSDLLAGVAYVVNIFTSGRNTYFLTPVQWLAREGSMFVALSASTFSLLAIGIERHMTMVRLRPCETAGRGRLLGLLAACWLVSVLLSALPSLGWNCLKNKDSCSTVLPLYAKSYVAFCISVFSALLVAIIILYIRIYRLVTSSGRRVSSRPSERSLALLRTVVIVLGVFVMCWTPLFLLLLLDVGCSPDKCPVLYQVDWFIALAVLNSALNPLIYTLSSREMRAAFFRLLCCCQTSMEHTGTPVVGNPHLGTVIPTAENSKTSGGGGSGAGKSTLNRGRVPTPMNSDNKHGDPSATAVPHPSGPADLLSAVLVKAGALPTLSKF; this comes from the coding sequence ATGGGGAACATGCTGGAGGAGGGGATGAACCCCGTCATCGTCAGCCACTACAATCACTCAGGGAAGTGGGACCGGCCTCGCAGCAGCGGGGCCTGCAAGATGGCCGTGCTGCTCTTTATCTGCGTGCTGATTGTTCTAGAGAATGTCACGGTCCTGCTCGCTCTCTGGAGGAACAAACGCTTCCACAGCCGCATGTACTTCCTCATTGGAAACCTGGCGCTGTCAGACCTGCTGGCTGGTGTGGCCTACGTGGTCAACATCTTTACCTCGGGACGCAACACATATTTCCTGACACCAGTGCAGTGGCTGGCCAGAGAAGGGAGCATGTTTGTGGCCCTCAGTGCATCCACGTTCAGCCTCTTGGCCATTGGGATTGAGAGGCACATGACTATGGTGCGTTTGCGTCCGTGTGAGACGGCAGGTCGGGGGAGACTTCTAGGACTGTTGGCTGCCTGCTGGCTTGTGTCAGTGCTGCTCAGTGCCCTGCCCAGTCTGGGCTGGAACTGCCTGAAAAACAAGGACTCCTGCTCCACAGTGTTGCCGCTCTACGCTAAGAGTTATGTGGCCTTCTGCATCAGTGTGTTCAGCGCCCTGTTGGTGGCCATCATCATCCTCTACATCAGGATCTACCGCCTGGTGACCTCTAGCGGCCGCAGGGTGAGCAGCCGGCCTTCAGAGCGCTCGTTGGCCCTGCTGCGGACAGTAGTTATTGTTCTTGGAGTGTTTGTCATGTGCTGGacccccctcttcctcctgctgctgctggatgttGGCTGTAGCCCAGATAAGTGCCCTGTGCTCTACCAGGTGGACTGGTTTATAGCCCTGGCTGTGCTCAACTCTGCACTCAACCCTCTAATATACACTCTGTCCAGCAGGGAGATGAGGGCGGCCTTCTTCAggctgctgtgctgctgtcaGACCAGCATGGAGCACACTGGGACCCCTGTGGTGGGTAACCCCCACCTGGGCACTGTCATCCCCACAGCGGAAAACAGCAAAACCAGTGGAGGAGGGGGCAGTGGGGCTGGCAAGTCCACTCTGAATAGAGGGAGGGTTCCCACACCGATGAACTCTGACAACAAACATGGAGATCCCTCAGCCACTGCTGTGCCCCATCCTTCTGGTCCTGCAGACCTGCTCTCAGCTGTGCTGGTGAAGGCGGGGGCGCTGCCGACCCTAAGCAAGTTCTGA